One Solanum lycopersicum chromosome 4, SLM_r2.1 DNA window includes the following coding sequences:
- the LOC101244765 gene encoding D-aminoacyl-tRNA deacylase, whose translation MVKLVVATTVDPASICPAKELLAKPGWQPGPTLDEGIRSFSNGDVRLLEHDKGIVEEDDLDQRWENATGQTVDEVIFLSKHTAVSNRPALTIHPIGVPHLKEGDVPPQGGKPGWAAPPNPRMGPWMILLNKIAESHNLIPEFEITFEATHHGPVTTKPTMFIEIGSTEEYWKRPDAAQVVALLVWEGLGLGGGPPVGNWSSTSANNKVLLGIGGGHYVPRHTDVIKKDGCWVGQLLSGYSLPMEDPGPSKGKVNAHDIAGTWKHSIRAAYDATKAGFPGGEILAHLDQKSFKSWQKNAIIEFLGAQNIKIGKPGDFQKS comes from the exons ATGGTGAAGCTAGTGGTGGCGACGACGGTGGATCCGGCCTCAATTTGTCCGGCGAAGGAGCTATTAGCTAAGCCAGGTTGGCAACCCGGGCCCACCTTGGATGAAGGTATCAGAAGTTTCAGTAATGGCGATGTCAGGCTATTGGAGCATGACAAAGgcattgttgaagaagatgattTGGATCAACGTTGGGAGAATGCTACTGGTCAGACGGTCGATGAGGTTATCTTCCTTAGTAAACACACTGCTGTGTCTAACCGCCCCGCTCTCACCATCCACCCCATTG GGGTGCCACATTTGAAAGAGGGGGATGTTCCACCACAAGGAGGGAAGCCAGGGTGGGCGGCTCCACCAAATCCAAGGATGGGGCCATGGATGATTCTTTTGAATAAAATTGCTGAATCTCATAATCTCATTCCCGAATTTGAA ATCACCTTTGAAGCTACTCATCATGGACCCGTGACAACTAAGCCAACAATGTTTATCGAGATAG GTAGCACTGAGGAGTACTGGAAGAGGCCGGATGCTGCTCAAGTTGTTGCTCTG TTAGTCTGGGAAGGACTTGGTCTTGGAGGAGGTCCTCCTGTTGGAAACTGGAGCAG TACGTCTGCAAATAACAAAGTCCTTCTAGGGATTGGTGGAGGACATTATGTGCCACGACATACAGATGTGATAAA GAAGGACGGTTGTTGGGTGGGCCAACTCCTCTCTGGTTACTCCTTACCAATGGAAGATCCTGGTCCATCGAAAGGTAAAGTAAATGCACATGATATTGCCGGAACTTGGAAACACTCAATTAGAGCAGCATATGATGCTACTAAAGCAGGTTTTCCTGGTGGAGAAATTCTGGCACATCTTGATCAGAA GAGTTTCAAGAGCTGGCAAAAGAATGCGATTATTGAATTCCTAGGTGCACAGAACATTAAAATTGGCAAGCCAGGTGACTTTCAAAAATCTTAA
- the LOC543852 gene encoding translin-associated protein X isoform X1: MLLYASKLCFIVMASKPQRIRHLVGATWQSAMKKARTMSTETHTESSMKDGFSKYAEYLNNLNDKRERVVKASRDITMNSKKVIFQVHRMSKQNKEEVLDKAVKDLAAVTDQYLSRLVKELQGTDFWKLRRAYSPGVQEYVEAATLCNFCKTGTLLTLDEMNATLLPLSDPSVEPLQINILDYILGLADLTGELMRLAIGRISEGELDFAEKICSFVREIYRNLTLIAPEMDDSSDMKQKMETMLQSVMKIENACFSVHVRGSEYIPLLGPADTSYPLLGMPDIE; encoded by the exons ATGTTGTTGTACGCCTCCAAGTTATGTTTCATAGTTATGGCTTCAAAACCCCAGCGCATTCGTCACT TGGTGGGAGCAACTTGGCAAAGCGCAATGAAGAAGGCGAGAACCATGAGTACTGAAACTCACACTGAATCATCAATGAAAGATGGCTTCTCTAAATATGCTGAGTACCTCAATAACCTG AATGATAAACGAGAAAGGGTGGTTAAAGCCAGCCGTGATATTACTATGAACAGCAAGAAGGTCATTTTTCAAGTGCACAG AATGAGCAAGCAGAACAAAGAGGAAGTTCTGGATAAAGCAGTAAAAGATTTGGCAGCTGTGACTGATCAATATTTGTCCCGGCTAGTTAAGGAACTGCAAGGGACTGATTTCTGGAAGCTAAGACGAGCATATTCTCCTGGG GTTCAAGAATATGTTGAAGCTGCAACACTTTGTAATTTCTGCAAGACAGGGACTCTATTAACTCTTGATGAGATGAATGCGACCTTGCTCCCATTAAGTGATCCTTCTGTTGAACCCTTGCAGATTAACATCTTAGACTATATCTTAGGG CTTGCGGACTTGACAGGAGAATTAATGAGGTTAGCAATCGGTCGAATTTCAGAAGGGGAACTTGATTTTGCAGAGAAGATCTGCAGTTTTGTGCGTGAAATTTACAGGAACCTTACTCTTATTGCCCCAGAGATGGATGATAGTTCAGACATGAAACAGAAAATGGAAACAATGCTCCAGAGTGTGATGAAGATAGAAAATG CTTGTTTTAGTGTTCATGTAAGAGGATCGGAGTATATTCCCCTTCTTGGACCTGCTGATACCAGTTATCCACTGTTGGGCATGCCAGACATTGAATGA
- the LOC543852 gene encoding translin-associated protein X — translation MSKQNKEEVLDKAVKDLAAVTDQYLSRLVKELQGTDFWKLRRAYSPGVQEYVEAATLCNFCKTGTLLTLDEMNATLLPLSDPSVEPLQINILDYILGLADLTGELMRLAIGRISEGELDFAEKICSFVREIYRNLTLIAPEMDDSSDMKQKMETMLQSVMKIENACFSVHVRGSEYIPLLGPADTSYPLLGMPDIE, via the exons ATGAGCAAGCAGAACAAAGAGGAAGTTCTGGATAAAGCAGTAAAAGATTTGGCAGCTGTGACTGATCAATATTTGTCCCGGCTAGTTAAGGAACTGCAAGGGACTGATTTCTGGAAGCTAAGACGAGCATATTCTCCTGGG GTTCAAGAATATGTTGAAGCTGCAACACTTTGTAATTTCTGCAAGACAGGGACTCTATTAACTCTTGATGAGATGAATGCGACCTTGCTCCCATTAAGTGATCCTTCTGTTGAACCCTTGCAGATTAACATCTTAGACTATATCTTAGGG CTTGCGGACTTGACAGGAGAATTAATGAGGTTAGCAATCGGTCGAATTTCAGAAGGGGAACTTGATTTTGCAGAGAAGATCTGCAGTTTTGTGCGTGAAATTTACAGGAACCTTACTCTTATTGCCCCAGAGATGGATGATAGTTCAGACATGAAACAGAAAATGGAAACAATGCTCCAGAGTGTGATGAAGATAGAAAATG CTTGTTTTAGTGTTCATGTAAGAGGATCGGAGTATATTCCCCTTCTTGGACCTGCTGATACCAGTTATCCACTGTTGGGCATGCCAGACATTGAATGA
- the CMB1 gene encoding MADS-box protein 04g005320 translates to MGRGKVELKRIENKINRQVTFAKRRNGLLKKAYELSILCEAEVALIIFSNRGKLYEFCSTSSMSDTLERYHRCSYGDLETGQSSKDSQNNYQEYMKLKARVEVLQQSQRHILGEDLGQLNTKDLEQLERQLDSSLRLIRSRRTQNMLDQLSDLQQKEQSLLEINRSLKTKLEENSVAHWHITGEQNVQFRQQPAQSEGFFQPLQCNTNIVPNRYNVAPLDSIEPSTQNATGILPGWML, encoded by the exons atgggAAGAGGTAAGGTAGAATTGAAGAGAATAGAAAATAAGATAAACAGGCAAGTTACTTTTGCTAAGAGAAGAAATGGATTACTCAAAAAAGCTTATGAGCTTTCTATTTTGTGTGAAGCTGAAGTTGCTCTTATCATTTTCTCTAATAGAGGCAAACTCTATGAATTTTGCAGTACCTCTAg taTGTCTGATACACTGGAGAGATACCATAGATGCAGCTATGGTGACCTTGAAACTGGCCAGTCTTCAAAGGATTCACAG AATAACTACCAAGAGTATATGAAGCTGAAAGCAAGAGTTGAAGTGCTACAACAGTCACAAAG GCATATACTTGGAGAGGACTTAGGACAATTAAACACAAAAGATTTGGAACAGCTTGAGCGTCAACTGGATTCATCTTTGAGGCTAATAAGATCAAGAAGG ACACAAAACATGCTTGATCAACTTTCTGATCTTCAACAAAAG GAACAATCTCTTCTTGAAATCAACAGATCCTTGAAAACAAAG TTGGAAGAAAACTCTGTAGCACATTGGCATATCACTGGAGAGCAAAATGTACAATTCAGACAACAACCTGCTCAGTCAGAGGGGTTCTTTCAGCCTTTACAATGCAATACTAATATAGTGCCAAACAG GTACAATGTGGCTCCATTGGATAGTATAGAACCATCAACACAGAATGCTACTGGAATTTTACCAGGATGGATGCTTTGA
- the CMB1 gene encoding MADS-box protein 04g005320 isoform X1, translated as MGRGKVELKRIENKINRQVTFAKRRNGLLKKAYELSILCEAEVALIIFSNRGKLYEFCSTSSMSDTLERYHRCSYGDLETGQSSKDSQNNYQEYMKLKARVEVLQQSQRHILGEDLGQLNTKDLEQLERQLDSSLRLIRSRRTQNMLDQLSDLQQKEQSLLEINRSLKTKLEENSVAHWHITGEQNVQFRQQPAQSEGFFQPLQCNTNIVPNRGEFRI; from the exons atgggAAGAGGTAAGGTAGAATTGAAGAGAATAGAAAATAAGATAAACAGGCAAGTTACTTTTGCTAAGAGAAGAAATGGATTACTCAAAAAAGCTTATGAGCTTTCTATTTTGTGTGAAGCTGAAGTTGCTCTTATCATTTTCTCTAATAGAGGCAAACTCTATGAATTTTGCAGTACCTCTAg taTGTCTGATACACTGGAGAGATACCATAGATGCAGCTATGGTGACCTTGAAACTGGCCAGTCTTCAAAGGATTCACAG AATAACTACCAAGAGTATATGAAGCTGAAAGCAAGAGTTGAAGTGCTACAACAGTCACAAAG GCATATACTTGGAGAGGACTTAGGACAATTAAACACAAAAGATTTGGAACAGCTTGAGCGTCAACTGGATTCATCTTTGAGGCTAATAAGATCAAGAAGG ACACAAAACATGCTTGATCAACTTTCTGATCTTCAACAAAAG GAACAATCTCTTCTTGAAATCAACAGATCCTTGAAAACAAAG TTGGAAGAAAACTCTGTAGCACATTGGCATATCACTGGAGAGCAAAATGTACAATTCAGACAACAACCTGCTCAGTCAGAGGGGTTCTTTCAGCCTTTACAATGCAATACTAATATAGTGCCAAACAG GGGCGAATTCAGAATCTGA
- the CMB1 gene encoding MADS-box protein 04g005320 isoform X2: protein MGRGKVELKRIENKINRQVTFAKRRNGLLKKAYELSILCEAEVALIIFSNRGKLYEFCSTSSMSDTLERYHRCSYGDLETGQSSKDSQNNYQEYMKLKARVEVLQQSQRHILGEDLGQLNTKDLEQLERQLDSSLRLIRSRRTQNMLDQLSDLQQKEQSLLEINRSLKTKHIGISLESKMYNSDNNLLSQRGSFSLYNAILI from the exons atgggAAGAGGTAAGGTAGAATTGAAGAGAATAGAAAATAAGATAAACAGGCAAGTTACTTTTGCTAAGAGAAGAAATGGATTACTCAAAAAAGCTTATGAGCTTTCTATTTTGTGTGAAGCTGAAGTTGCTCTTATCATTTTCTCTAATAGAGGCAAACTCTATGAATTTTGCAGTACCTCTAg taTGTCTGATACACTGGAGAGATACCATAGATGCAGCTATGGTGACCTTGAAACTGGCCAGTCTTCAAAGGATTCACAG AATAACTACCAAGAGTATATGAAGCTGAAAGCAAGAGTTGAAGTGCTACAACAGTCACAAAG GCATATACTTGGAGAGGACTTAGGACAATTAAACACAAAAGATTTGGAACAGCTTGAGCGTCAACTGGATTCATCTTTGAGGCTAATAAGATCAAGAAGG ACACAAAACATGCTTGATCAACTTTCTGATCTTCAACAAAAG GAACAATCTCTTCTTGAAATCAACAGATCCTTGAAAACAAAG CACATTGGCATATCACTGGAGAGCAAAATGTACAATTCAGACAACAACCTGCTCAGTCAGAGGGGTTCTTTCAGCCTTTACAATGCAATACTAATATAG